A genomic segment from Bosea sp. OAE506 encodes:
- a CDS encoding response regulator — MTMTGEACIPFSYVLCDRLAILAVDDDPIQREFSAVYLAGPQAEVTTAGSAEEGLALLETTSFDVALVDVDMPGINGIEMVRRIRADNRFDDLPVMVITGREDILSIDQAYAAGATSFMCKPVNWRLLGHQIRFMVRAHRALAAA; from the coding sequence ATGACGATGACGGGCGAAGCCTGCATCCCATTCAGCTACGTGCTGTGCGACCGGCTCGCGATCCTTGCGGTCGACGACGATCCGATCCAGCGCGAGTTCAGCGCGGTCTATCTCGCCGGCCCGCAGGCCGAGGTGACGACGGCCGGCTCGGCGGAAGAGGGCCTCGCGCTGCTGGAGACGACATCCTTCGACGTCGCGCTCGTCGATGTCGACATGCCCGGCATCAATGGCATCGAGATGGTCCGCCGCATCCGCGCGGACAACCGGTTCGACGATCTGCCGGTGATGGTCATCACCGGCCGTGAGGATATCCTCTCCATCGACCAGGCCTATGCGGCCGGCGCGACCTCCTTCATGTGCAAGCCCGTGAACTGGCGGCTGCTCGGCCACCAGATCCGCTTCATGGTCCGGGCGCATCGTGCCCTGGCGGCCGCCTGA
- a CDS encoding pilus assembly protein TadG-related protein has translation MAARFTRLLLRLLGDERGGTIVAMGIALPVLAMGAGVVVDYGILSEQRQAFQTVADASALAAAREFRLANASPTGVQSAAEKFAKSSLAAVNQTATVATSVDVRKMTVTVDVSTVARTNIMHMFGHDMVTVAASATARVMGTASICVIGLETSKNETIYLEKEAKLEAPECAVYSNSNKKDGLKAKENSQLRARFICSAGGSYKDKYDSFVPSPTLDCPILNDPLASRPPPSTGACAATDLKVTASTTLSPGTYCGGVRISKGAVVTLNPGIYAFKEGRLDVSGGATLKGANVGLYFTGKGAVLRFDADTKIDLTAPKDGVMAGILIFEDRGSPLNQKHEILSNDAKVLLGTLYLPQGELNIGANKPVAADSAYTIVVARRFTLSAGPTMVMNAKYSSTNIPVPEGVGPGSTAAHLAR, from the coding sequence ATGGCGGCGCGGTTCACAAGGCTGCTGCTACGCCTGCTCGGTGACGAGCGCGGCGGCACCATCGTCGCGATGGGCATTGCCCTGCCGGTCCTGGCGATGGGCGCGGGCGTCGTGGTCGATTACGGCATCCTGTCCGAGCAGCGCCAGGCGTTCCAGACGGTCGCGGACGCCTCGGCGCTCGCCGCGGCGCGCGAATTCCGGCTCGCCAATGCCAGCCCCACGGGGGTGCAGTCCGCCGCGGAGAAGTTCGCGAAATCATCCCTGGCCGCTGTCAACCAGACCGCGACGGTCGCGACCTCCGTCGACGTCCGGAAGATGACCGTCACGGTCGATGTATCGACGGTGGCACGCACAAACATCATGCACATGTTCGGGCATGACATGGTGACGGTCGCCGCGAGCGCGACCGCGCGTGTCATGGGCACGGCCTCGATCTGCGTCATCGGCCTCGAGACCTCGAAGAACGAGACGATCTATCTCGAGAAGGAAGCGAAGCTCGAGGCGCCCGAATGCGCCGTCTACTCCAACTCGAACAAGAAGGATGGCCTCAAGGCCAAGGAGAACTCCCAGCTTCGCGCCCGGTTCATCTGCTCGGCCGGCGGTAGCTACAAGGACAAATATGACAGCTTTGTCCCCAGCCCGACCTTGGACTGCCCGATCCTCAACGACCCGTTGGCCTCGCGGCCGCCGCCCTCGACCGGCGCCTGCGCGGCGACCGACCTGAAGGTGACCGCCAGCACCACGCTCAGCCCCGGCACCTATTGCGGCGGCGTGCGCATCAGCAAAGGCGCCGTGGTCACGCTGAACCCGGGCATCTACGCCTTCAAGGAAGGACGGCTCGACGTGTCCGGCGGCGCGACGCTCAAGGGCGCCAATGTCGGGCTCTACTTCACAGGCAAGGGCGCCGTGCTGCGCTTCGACGCCGACACGAAGATCGACCTCACCGCTCCCAAGGACGGCGTGATGGCCGGCATCCTGATTTTCGAGGATCGCGGCTCGCCGCTGAACCAAAAGCACGAGATCCTCAGCAACGACGCCAAGGTGCTGCTGGGCACGCTCTATCTGCCGCAGGGCGAGCTCAACATCGGCGCCAACAAGCCGGTTGCAGCGGATTCGGCCTACACCATCGTGGTGGCACGGCGGTTCACGCTCTCTGCGGGGCCGACCATGGTGATGAACGCGAAGTATTCCTCGACCAACATCCCCGTGCCCGAGGGAGTCGGCCCGGGCTCGACCGCAGCGCATCTGGCGCGCTGA
- a CDS encoding EAL domain-containing protein has product MSPSKRAGVGPTTEGPILATAQLFYQPQVSSDGKAFVGVECLLRSVKPDGSVTGPGAILDKVVDDATADALDWWVIRQACTDGLRWPQLSVAVNISARQFQAHDFAARLLAVIAELGSAPAQLELELLESGIIENFERAIETMEVLRRAGIRIALDDFGTGYSSLAYLQKLPIDKLKLDKSLVDGTGELKAAAIVQAVSALSRALGLKVVAEGVETQAQQQFLRIAGCHLLQGYLYSPAVPAAQIDTFLREGWPAGR; this is encoded by the coding sequence ATCTCGCCTTCGAAAAGGGCCGGCGTCGGCCCAACCACTGAGGGTCCCATTCTCGCCACCGCTCAACTCTTCTATCAGCCGCAGGTCAGTTCGGACGGGAAGGCGTTCGTCGGGGTGGAATGCCTGTTGCGTTCGGTCAAGCCCGACGGGTCGGTGACGGGACCGGGAGCCATCCTCGACAAGGTGGTCGATGATGCGACGGCCGATGCGCTGGACTGGTGGGTGATCCGGCAGGCCTGCACGGACGGGCTGCGCTGGCCACAGCTCTCGGTCGCAGTGAACATCAGCGCGCGGCAGTTCCAGGCGCACGACTTTGCCGCAAGGCTGCTGGCGGTCATCGCGGAATTGGGCAGCGCGCCAGCCCAACTCGAGCTCGAACTGCTCGAAAGCGGCATCATCGAGAATTTCGAGCGGGCCATCGAGACGATGGAAGTTCTGCGGCGCGCCGGCATCCGCATCGCGCTCGACGATTTCGGGACGGGCTATTCCAGCCTCGCCTATCTGCAGAAGCTGCCGATCGACAAGCTCAAGCTCGACAAGTCGCTGGTGGACGGCACCGGCGAACTGAAGGCCGCCGCGATCGTCCAGGCGGTCTCGGCACTGTCGCGGGCGCTTGGTCTGAAGGTCGTGGCGGAAGGTGTCGAAACGCAGGCGCAGCAGCAGTTCCTGCGCATCGCCGGCTGTCACCTGCTCCAGGGCTATCTGTACTCGCCCGCCGTGCCGGCCGCGCAGATCGACACCTTCCTGCGCGAAGGTTGGCCCGCCGGCCGCTGA
- a CDS encoding amidohydrolase family protein — MTVGAQSTGRTLVAGRWVVGHRDGRHVLIERGEVVFEGGEIIFVGHGFPGEVTRRIERPDTLIAPGFIDLDAVCDLDTAVLSLDNTPSWRKGRIWPTSYVARGPYEMYGPEELAFQKRYGLAQLLRNGITTALPIASLFYREWGETYQEFAAAAEAAEDLGLRVYLGPAYRSGHTQVDEAGAVSLFMDEARGLAGLDEAIRFCRDMEGRAGGRVRIMLAPDRIESCTPELLRRTAAAARDLDVPLRLHCHQSRFEVETVMRLHGLSPTGWLASLGVLGSRVLLPHFTDFPSVGGVSTREADLAALLAADATVVHCPVVMARNGSALAGLSDLVARGLRIGLGTDTWPPDMILNMQVGLMLGRVMAGSVSQPSSAQLFDAATWAGADALGRPDLGRLMPGARADLIAIDFGHDRIGQVIDPIQTLMQSSSGRDVTDVFVEGRHVLVDGAIPGFDAAEAHARAQRQFDGLIAKYPERTWGHPPVTEIFQPSYPVEAAP; from the coding sequence ATGACGGTTGGAGCGCAGAGCACGGGCCGCACGCTGGTGGCGGGGCGATGGGTCGTCGGTCATCGCGACGGCCGGCATGTCCTGATCGAGCGTGGCGAAGTGGTGTTCGAAGGCGGCGAGATCATCTTCGTCGGGCACGGCTTCCCGGGCGAGGTGACCCGCCGGATCGAGCGACCCGACACGCTGATCGCGCCGGGCTTCATCGATCTGGATGCGGTCTGCGATCTCGATACCGCCGTGCTGAGCCTCGACAACACGCCCTCCTGGCGCAAAGGGCGGATCTGGCCGACGAGCTATGTCGCGCGCGGCCCCTATGAGATGTACGGGCCCGAGGAGCTCGCCTTCCAGAAGCGCTACGGGCTAGCCCAGCTTCTGCGCAATGGCATCACCACCGCGCTGCCCATCGCCTCCCTGTTCTATCGCGAATGGGGCGAGACCTATCAGGAATTCGCCGCGGCCGCCGAAGCGGCCGAGGATCTTGGCCTGCGGGTCTATCTCGGACCGGCCTATCGCAGCGGCCACACGCAAGTCGACGAGGCCGGCGCGGTCAGCCTGTTCATGGACGAGGCGCGCGGCCTCGCCGGCCTCGACGAGGCGATCCGCTTCTGTCGCGACATGGAGGGGCGGGCCGGCGGACGAGTGCGGATCATGCTGGCGCCGGACCGGATCGAGAGCTGCACACCGGAACTGCTGCGCCGGACGGCGGCGGCGGCGCGCGATCTCGACGTGCCGCTGCGGCTGCACTGCCACCAGTCGCGCTTCGAGGTCGAGACGGTGATGCGGCTGCACGGGCTCTCGCCGACCGGCTGGCTAGCCAGCCTCGGCGTGCTCGGCTCCCGCGTGCTGCTGCCGCATTTCACGGATTTTCCGAGCGTCGGCGGCGTCTCGACGCGCGAGGCCGACCTGGCCGCCCTGCTCGCGGCCGATGCGACGGTCGTCCATTGCCCGGTGGTGATGGCGCGCAATGGTTCGGCGCTCGCCGGCCTGTCCGATCTCGTTGCGCGAGGGCTACGCATCGGGCTCGGCACCGACACCTGGCCGCCGGACATGATCCTGAACATGCAGGTCGGCCTGATGCTGGGCCGGGTGATGGCCGGCTCGGTCAGCCAGCCGAGCAGCGCGCAGCTCTTCGACGCCGCGACCTGGGCCGGGGCCGATGCGCTGGGCCGCCCCGATCTCGGGCGGCTGATGCCCGGGGCACGGGCCGATCTGATCGCGATCGATTTCGGCCATGACCGGATCGGGCAGGTGATCGACCCGATCCAGACGCTCATGCAATCCAGTTCGGGGCGCGACGTCACCGACGTCTTCGTCGAGGGGCGCCATGTGCTCGTGGACGGCGCCATCCCCGGCTTCGACGCGGCCGAAGCCCATGCCCGGGCACAGCGGCAGTTCGACGGGCTGATCGCCAAGTACCCGGAGAGGACCTGGGGCCATCCACCGGTCACGGAGATCTTTCAGCCCAGCTATCCCGTCGAGGCGGCGCCATGA
- a CDS encoding amidohydrolase family protein — translation MMEARVTVIGNAVVIPVDGSRHILDRGHVVVADGVILEVAEGRWPDLAPPGAKRLDCDGAILIPGLIDLHLHAGHGLTKNLGGAVGDWMAMVGDVYALHSDVAFWTADAELQTLERLMGGTTLAVPFFGGGDNVMRSEDPAFAEAHLAAVAASGLREILVMGIDRPPFPKRRRDWGRGGAERAIGLADQLQTIEAVAASWRGAAEGRIDVAVSAPVVGPLDFEAAQPQAQRAIAESVSAAWDLARRSGSRFVQDGHRDGSVAFMAERFGLFDERSVLAHCIDLTEADIATMVARGCAAAYTPSSLMAVFGYCPAPALLAAGLRVGLGTDGPAPDRSLDLFRTMFMAHRHQAIRWKDPSAIDAWTILEMATRGGAAALGLGGSLGSIETGKRADLVVVSRRGAHLHPPDMPVERLVFFANAADVSHVMVDGRLLLRDRAPLTMDADAVLDRAGAAYALMKQRAGI, via the coding sequence ATGATGGAGGCGAGGGTCACGGTCATCGGCAACGCCGTCGTCATTCCCGTCGACGGGAGCCGGCATATCCTCGACCGCGGCCATGTCGTCGTCGCCGACGGCGTGATCCTGGAGGTGGCGGAGGGCCGCTGGCCGGATCTGGCTCCCCCCGGCGCCAAGCGCCTCGATTGCGACGGCGCCATCCTCATCCCCGGGCTGATCGACCTGCACCTGCATGCCGGACACGGCCTGACGAAGAATCTCGGCGGCGCTGTCGGCGACTGGATGGCGATGGTCGGCGATGTCTATGCGCTGCATTCCGATGTCGCCTTCTGGACCGCCGATGCCGAGTTGCAGACGCTGGAGCGGCTGATGGGCGGGACCACGCTGGCGGTGCCCTTCTTCGGCGGCGGCGACAACGTCATGCGCAGCGAGGACCCCGCCTTCGCGGAGGCCCATCTCGCTGCCGTGGCGGCCAGCGGCCTGCGCGAGATCCTGGTGATGGGCATCGACCGCCCGCCCTTCCCCAAGCGCCGGCGCGACTGGGGACGCGGCGGTGCCGAGCGCGCCATCGGGCTCGCGGACCAACTCCAGACCATCGAGGCCGTTGCCGCGTCCTGGCGGGGTGCCGCAGAGGGCCGCATCGACGTCGCCGTCTCGGCGCCGGTCGTCGGCCCGCTGGATTTCGAGGCCGCCCAGCCGCAGGCGCAACGCGCCATCGCCGAGAGCGTCAGCGCCGCCTGGGACCTTGCGCGTCGCAGCGGCAGCCGCTTCGTGCAGGACGGCCACCGCGACGGCTCGGTCGCCTTCATGGCTGAGCGCTTTGGCCTGTTCGACGAACGCTCGGTCCTGGCGCATTGCATCGACCTGACGGAGGCCGACATCGCGACGATGGTCGCGCGCGGCTGCGCGGCCGCCTATACGCCCAGTTCGCTGATGGCGGTGTTCGGCTACTGCCCGGCCCCCGCCTTGCTCGCCGCGGGGCTTCGCGTCGGACTCGGCACCGACGGGCCGGCGCCGGACCGCTCGCTCGACCTGTTCCGGACGATGTTCATGGCCCATCGCCACCAGGCGATCCGCTGGAAGGACCCGTCCGCGATCGACGCCTGGACGATCCTAGAGATGGCGACCCGGGGCGGTGCCGCCGCGCTCGGCCTGGGCGGCAGCCTCGGCTCGATAGAGACTGGAAAGCGGGCCGATCTCGTCGTCGTGTCGCGCCGGGGCGCGCATCTCCACCCCCCCGATATGCCGGTGGAACGGCTGGTTTTCTTCGCCAATGCGGCCGATGTCAGCCATGTCATGGTCGACGGCCGGCTGTTGCTGCGCGACCGGGCGCCGCTCACAATGGACGCCGACGCAGTTCTCGACCGGGCGGGCGCCGCCTATGCGCTGATGAAACAACGGGCAGGAATCTGA
- a CDS encoding ABC transporter substrate-binding protein, with the protein MNRVVTLLAAASAAVLAATAAGANTVRWSAPTDIATLDPYAQTESFTTAMLHHVFDPLVRRGRTMQLEPALATSWKTIKPDTWRFELRKGVKFHNGNAFTADDVVASVTRLLDPGARARGNLSQVIRAEKVDDFTVDLVTKGPYPLLLNDLAGIYIMDKEWMEQTGSLKPGNIATGVSTAASTTAIGTGPFKLESFKPDAGTTMVVNPDWWDKPAHNVTRIEFKPIKSDATRVAALLSGELDLIAPAPLQDLARIGANSAFKVIEEPSLRLIFLGFNQRDELRAAPGQKNPLKELKVRQALWQAVDLDAIQKRVMRGKSQNTGTLVAPPVPGYDKANDVLPGYSADKAKALLAEAGYPGGFKLGLNCPNDRYINDEQICVAVAAMWSRIGVQTEVKTESRATYFPKQDRGEFDAFMLGWATLPPMDGFSVLSALLTAPKDGYGGSNAMGYSNPEIERLTREAAVELDEPKRRAMMIEALKIARDTVAYLPLHLQPVAWAARQGVDVPQFPDEYVRLWFAQVK; encoded by the coding sequence ATGAACCGGGTCGTTACGCTTCTGGCCGCCGCGTCGGCGGCCGTTCTCGCCGCCACGGCGGCCGGTGCGAACACGGTGCGCTGGTCCGCGCCGACCGACATCGCCACGCTCGACCCCTATGCCCAGACCGAGAGCTTCACCACGGCGATGCTCCACCACGTCTTCGACCCGCTGGTGCGCCGCGGGCGGACGATGCAGCTCGAGCCGGCGCTGGCGACGAGCTGGAAGACGATCAAGCCCGACACCTGGCGCTTCGAGCTGCGCAAGGGCGTCAAGTTCCACAACGGCAACGCCTTCACCGCCGACGACGTCGTCGCCTCGGTGACCCGTCTGCTCGACCCCGGCGCCCGCGCGCGGGGCAACCTCTCGCAGGTGATCCGGGCCGAGAAGGTCGACGACTTCACCGTCGATCTCGTCACCAAGGGCCCCTACCCGCTGCTGCTGAACGATCTCGCCGGCATCTACATCATGGACAAGGAGTGGATGGAGCAGACGGGCTCGCTCAAGCCGGGCAATATCGCCACCGGCGTCAGCACCGCCGCCTCCACCACCGCCATCGGCACGGGCCCGTTCAAGCTCGAATCCTTCAAGCCCGATGCCGGCACGACCATGGTCGTGAACCCGGACTGGTGGGACAAGCCGGCCCACAACGTTACCCGCATCGAGTTCAAGCCGATCAAGTCGGACGCCACGCGCGTCGCGGCCCTGCTCTCGGGCGAACTCGACCTGATCGCGCCGGCACCGCTGCAGGATCTCGCCCGCATCGGCGCCAACAGCGCCTTCAAGGTGATCGAGGAGCCCTCGCTGCGGCTGATCTTCCTCGGCTTCAACCAGCGCGACGAACTCAGGGCGGCGCCGGGCCAGAAGAACCCGCTGAAGGAGCTCAAGGTCCGCCAGGCGCTCTGGCAGGCGGTCGATCTCGACGCGATCCAGAAGCGGGTCATGCGCGGCAAGTCGCAGAACACCGGCACGCTGGTCGCCCCGCCGGTGCCCGGCTACGACAAGGCCAACGACGTCCTCCCGGGCTACAGCGCCGACAAGGCCAAGGCCCTGCTGGCCGAAGCGGGCTATCCCGGCGGATTCAAGCTCGGCCTGAACTGTCCCAACGACCGCTACATCAACGACGAGCAAATCTGTGTCGCGGTCGCCGCGATGTGGAGCCGCATCGGCGTGCAGACCGAGGTGAAGACGGAGTCGCGGGCGACCTATTTCCCCAAGCAGGATCGCGGCGAGTTCGACGCCTTCATGCTGGGATGGGCCACCCTGCCGCCGATGGACGGGTTCAGCGTGCTCTCGGCGCTGCTGACGGCGCCGAAGGACGGCTATGGTGGCTCGAACGCGATGGGCTATTCCAACCCGGAGATCGAGCGCCTGACGCGGGAAGCCGCCGTCGAGCTCGACGAGCCCAAGCGCCGCGCGATGATGATCGAGGCGCTGAAGATCGCGCGCGATACGGTGGCCTATCTGCCGCTGCATCTGCAGCCGGTGGCCTGGGCCGCCCGCCAGGGTGTCGATGTTCCGCAGTTCCCGGACGAGTATGTCCGCCTCTGGTTCGCGCAGGTGAAGTGA
- a CDS encoding ABC transporter permease yields the protein MLRLLIARLGQAVLVMLAVSAVSFGMFRFVGDPVSALSRENATVEEKQELREALGLERPIIVQFGAFIGRIVRGDFGISYRNQRPVAALIAERLPATLELVLVATVLSLVLGIPLGVLCALKPDGVAARLVQAVSLIGISTPTFVTGIVLILTFAVTLGLLPSFGRGETVQIGPWSTGLLTVSGLKALILPSITLALYQLTLIMRLVRSELIDVLSSDYIRFARARGLSARHIHFTLALRNALMPVITVTGLQIGSLIAFAIVTETVFQWPGMGLLFIQAVSFSDVPVMAAYLLFVGLLFVLINTAVDLLYALVDPRLRVRS from the coding sequence ATGCTGCGCCTCCTGATCGCCCGCCTCGGCCAGGCCGTGCTCGTCATGCTCGCGGTCTCGGCGGTGTCCTTCGGCATGTTCCGCTTCGTCGGCGATCCCGTCTCGGCTCTGTCGCGCGAGAACGCGACCGTCGAGGAAAAGCAGGAACTGCGCGAGGCACTGGGTCTGGAACGGCCGATCATCGTGCAGTTCGGCGCGTTCATCGGCCGGATCGTCCGCGGCGATTTCGGGATCAGCTATCGCAACCAGCGCCCCGTCGCCGCCCTCATCGCGGAGCGGCTGCCGGCGACGCTGGAGCTGGTTCTGGTCGCGACGGTCCTGTCGCTGGTGCTTGGCATTCCGCTCGGCGTGCTCTGTGCGCTGAAGCCCGACGGGGTCGCGGCGCGCCTGGTCCAGGCGGTGTCGCTGATCGGCATCTCGACACCGACCTTCGTGACGGGGATCGTCCTGATCCTGACCTTCGCGGTGACGCTCGGCCTCCTGCCCTCCTTCGGCCGGGGCGAGACCGTGCAGATCGGCCCCTGGTCGACGGGGCTGCTGACGGTCAGCGGGCTCAAAGCGCTGATCCTGCCCTCGATCACGCTGGCGCTCTACCAGCTCACCCTGATCATGCGGCTCGTCCGCTCGGAGCTGATCGATGTGCTCTCAAGCGACTATATCCGCTTCGCCCGGGCGCGCGGCCTGTCGGCCCGGCATATCCATTTCACGTTGGCGCTGCGCAACGCGCTGATGCCGGTGATCACGGTCACGGGGCTGCAGATCGGCTCGCTGATCGCCTTCGCCATCGTCACCGAGACGGTGTTCCAGTGGCCCGGCATGGGGCTGCTCTTCATCCAGGCCGTCAGCTTCTCGGACGTGCCGGTGATGGCGGCCTATCTGCTCTTCGTCGGGCTGCTCTTCGTCCTCATCAACACCGCCGTCGACCTGCTTTATGCGCTGGTCGATCCGCGTCTGCGCGTGAGGAGCTGA
- a CDS encoding ABC transporter permease, with product MAVVIVAAAALAPLIAPFDPTDLTSFNLIDAELPPRFSPDGDPRFLLGTDNQGRDLLSAMLYGARVSILIGGGAVMVAAVVGVGLGLIAGYFGGWVDAAIMRFGDIILSFPTILLALLVAGVARMLFPAASSAEWAPFILIGAIAIHEWVQYARTVRAATMVETARDYVRAVKVIGLPSRQIMLRHILPNVMGPVLVIATINLAAAVLTEATLSFLGVGMPPTYPSLGTLIRIGNEFVFSGVWWIALFPALLLVLLVLGVNIVGDWLRDLFNPKLQGRG from the coding sequence ATGGCCGTCGTCATCGTGGCGGCGGCCGCCTTGGCCCCGCTGATCGCGCCGTTCGATCCGACCGACCTGACGAGCTTCAACCTGATCGACGCGGAGCTGCCGCCGCGCTTCTCGCCCGATGGCGATCCGCGCTTCCTGCTCGGCACCGACAACCAGGGCCGCGACCTGCTCTCCGCCATGCTCTACGGCGCGCGTGTCTCGATCCTGATCGGCGGCGGCGCCGTGATGGTGGCGGCGGTGGTCGGCGTCGGGCTCGGCCTGATCGCTGGCTATTTCGGCGGCTGGGTCGATGCCGCGATCATGCGCTTCGGCGACATCATCCTGAGCTTCCCGACCATCCTGCTCGCCCTGCTCGTCGCCGGGGTGGCGCGGATGCTGTTTCCGGCCGCGAGCTCGGCGGAGTGGGCGCCCTTCATCCTGATCGGGGCGATCGCGATCCATGAATGGGTGCAGTATGCCCGCACCGTACGGGCCGCGACCATGGTCGAGACTGCGCGCGACTATGTCCGCGCGGTCAAGGTCATCGGCCTGCCCTCTCGCCAGATCATGCTGCGGCACATCCTGCCCAATGTGATGGGGCCGGTGCTGGTGATCGCGACCATCAACCTCGCCGCCGCCGTGTTGACGGAAGCCACCCTCTCCTTCCTCGGCGTCGGCATGCCGCCGACCTATCCCTCGCTCGGCACGCTGATCAGGATCGGCAACGAGTTCGTCTTCTCCGGCGTGTGGTGGATCGCGCTGTTTCCGGCGCTGCTGCTGGTGCTGCTGGTGCTAGGCGTCAACATCGTCGGCGACTGGCTGCGCGACCTGTTCAACCCGAAGCTGCAGGGGCGCGGATGA
- a CDS encoding ABC transporter ATP-binding protein, producing the protein MVAPILAIDRLRIEYPLADGGVLTAVEGASLTIAPGEIHALVGESGAGKTTIGNAVLGLLEKPGRIASGTIALDGQPFDPQKPGAVRLGRDIGAVFQDPMTSLNPLFTIESQIVETLRAHLPLDRAAARARALELLKAVGIPEPERRLSAYPHQLSGGQRQRVVIACALACEPQLLVADEPTTALDVSIQAQILDLLRGLADERGIGILLVTHNMGVVAQIADTVTIMHRGHIVESGPVAQVLHNPQADYAKALIGAVPRIDIRLDRFPMLDGANQTEAGAARDRLRAKALAVGDPSSGRDVPLLSVDNLSVDYGAGFLAGRGARAFRAVDGVSFEIKQGEVFGLVGESGCGKTTIANVVAGLRAPTGGTIRFDGQVIAGAEAAPRKGKARRAIQMIFQDPYSSLNARMRVGRILAEPILFYELARTRAEAEADVGLLIEAVGLPAEAAQRFPHAFSGGQRQRLSIARALGARPRLIVCDEPTSSLDVSVQAQILNLLKDLRDATGLTLLLISHDLAVIRQMCDRVAVMRAGRIVEMAAAETLFTAPQADYTRQLLSLVPTLERIRGEA; encoded by the coding sequence ATGGTTGCCCCCATACTCGCCATCGACCGGCTGCGGATCGAATACCCGCTGGCCGATGGCGGCGTGCTGACGGCGGTGGAAGGCGCGTCGCTGACCATCGCGCCGGGCGAGATTCATGCGCTGGTGGGTGAATCCGGCGCGGGCAAGACGACGATCGGCAATGCGGTGCTCGGCCTGCTCGAAAAGCCCGGCCGGATCGCCTCGGGCACGATCGCGCTCGACGGCCAGCCCTTCGACCCGCAGAAGCCCGGCGCGGTCCGGCTCGGCCGCGACATCGGCGCGGTGTTCCAGGACCCGATGACGAGCCTGAACCCGCTCTTCACGATCGAGAGCCAGATCGTCGAGACGCTGCGGGCGCATCTGCCGCTGGACCGGGCCGCTGCGCGGGCGCGGGCGCTCGAGCTGCTGAAGGCGGTCGGCATTCCCGAGCCGGAGCGCAGGCTGTCGGCCTATCCGCACCAGCTCTCCGGCGGGCAGCGGCAGCGCGTCGTCATCGCCTGCGCCCTGGCCTGCGAGCCCCAGCTGCTCGTAGCCGACGAGCCGACGACCGCGCTCGACGTCTCGATCCAGGCGCAGATCCTCGATCTGCTGCGCGGGCTGGCGGATGAGCGCGGCATCGGGATCCTGCTCGTCACGCACAATATGGGCGTCGTCGCGCAGATCGCCGACACGGTGACGATCATGCATCGCGGCCACATCGTCGAGAGCGGGCCGGTGGCGCAGGTCCTGCACAATCCCCAAGCGGACTATGCCAAGGCCCTGATCGGCGCCGTGCCACGCATCGACATCCGGCTCGACCGCTTTCCGATGCTCGACGGGGCGAACCAGACCGAGGCCGGCGCCGCCCGGGACAGGCTTCGGGCAAAGGCCCTGGCCGTCGGGGACCCGTCGTCGGGTCGCGACGTGCCCCTGCTGAGCGTCGATAATCTCAGCGTCGATTACGGGGCGGGCTTCCTCGCCGGCCGTGGCGCCCGCGCCTTCCGGGCCGTCGACGGGGTGAGCTTCGAGATCAAGCAAGGCGAGGTCTTCGGCCTCGTCGGCGAGTCCGGCTGCGGCAAGACCACCATCGCCAATGTGGTGGCGGGCCTGCGCGCGCCGACCGGCGGCACCATCCGCTTCGACGGCCAGGTGATCGCCGGTGCGGAGGCGGCGCCGCGCAAGGGCAAGGCGCGGCGCGCCATCCAGATGATCTTCCAGGATCCCTATTCCTCGCTGAACGCGCGGATGCGCGTCGGCCGCATCCTGGCCGAGCCGATCCTGTTCTACGAGCTGGCGCGGACGCGGGCCGAGGCCGAGGCCGATGTCGGCTTGCTGATCGAGGCCGTCGGCCTGCCGGCCGAGGCCGCACAGCGCTTCCCGCATGCCTTCTCCGGCGGCCAGCGCCAGCGGCTCTCGATCGCGCGGGCGCTGGGGGCGCGGCCGCGGCTGATCGTCTGCGACGAGCCGACCTCCTCCCTCGACGTCTCCGTCCAGGCGCAGATCCTCAACCTGCTCAAGGATCTGCGCGATGCGACCGGGCTGACGCTGCTGCTGATCAGTCATGACCTCGCGGTGATCCGCCAGATGTGCGACCGCGTCGCGGTGATGCGCGCGGGGCGGATCGTCGAGATGGCGGCGGCCGAGACACTCTTCACGGCTCCGCAGGCCGATTACACCCGACAACTGCTCTCGCTCGTGCCGACGCTCGAGCGCATTCGCGGCGAAGCCTGA